In Kazachstania africana CBS 2517 chromosome 4, complete genome, the following are encoded in one genomic region:
- the KAFR0D04290 gene encoding uncharacterized protein (similar to Saccharomyces cerevisiae YDR338C; ancestral locus Anc_5.390) has protein sequence MAGIFSKTLSDVHPSLRTSGMGISSTHRRISLGFFPPDKKNPLVRKYRAKRTRRRNRSEDQRSFRSLADDFGSTIYQPIDEITEELINEQEQLQETDALSRTLSLPSRVSSSPEVSPSDVDWLLEEHERRYSSVNNSDTEDEHEEDEQPRSYQGREVGYGDFINRIQAQKRIYRESLREGLQQPRRNSFISISSRGSVPTIFQQGLDTESLHVLAHEKVTYESETKVLASYSLPLMFTFLLEDIFPLVCSLTVGHLGKNELAAVSLASMTSNITLGFFEGIATSLDTLCPQAYGSGRYKSVGVHLQRCIAFSFVIYIPFAMFWYFSEPVLYAIIPEKQLVHLTSQFLKVLIFGAPAYILFENLKRFLQAQGIFDAGIYVLLICAPLNVLMSYTLVWNKYIGIGFIGSAVAVVINFWLMFILLLSYTIFIEGRKCWGGFSRKAFTHWKDLAHLALSGIVMLEAEELSYELLTLFSAYFGTAYLAAQSAVSSVAALIYMIPFAIGISTSTRIANFIGAGRIDCAHISSKVGLSFSFIAGFTNCCILILSRNLIANIFSKDPEVRHLISSILPVVGLVQNFDSLNAVAGSCLRGQGMQSLGSIVNLLGYYLFGIPLAMLLSYVVGWKLYGLWIGIGCAMLTIGSIEAYFVLFPNWDRILNFAEMLKDQDADESEEEEFFSDSDSDSDSDEPTENTALLSV, from the coding sequence ATGGCTggaattttttcaaaaactttatCTGATGTTCATCCAAGTCTGCGAACCTCTGGTATGGGTATTTCTAGTACCCACAGGAGAATATCGTTAGGTTTCTTCCCTCCTGATAAGAAAAATCCCTTAGTTCGCAAGTATAGAGCTAAGAGAACTAGAAGAAGGAATAGGTCCGAGGACCAACGAAGTTTTAGATCCCTGGCAGATGATTTCGGTAGTACCATTTATCAGCCAATAGATGAGATAACTGAAGAATTAATTAACGAACAAGAGCAGTTGCAAGAAACTGACGCATTAAGTCGTACGTTATCTCTGCCGTCTAGAGTCTCGAGCTCTCCAGAAGTCTCACCCTCTGATGTGGACTGGTTACTAGAAGAACATGAGCGTCGTTACTCTTCCGTTAATAATTCCGACACAGAAGACGAacatgaagaagatgaacaaCCAAGGTCCTATCAAGGTAGAGAAGTTGGATATGGCGATTTTATTAATCGTATCCAGGCTCAAAAGAGAATTTACCGTGAATCTTTACGTGAAGGCTTACAACAGCCAAGAAGAAATTCTTTTATCTCAATTTCAAGTCGCGGATCAGTGCCGACTATCTTTCAACAGGGCCTAGATACTGAATCTTTACATGTATTAGCTCATGAAAAAGTTACCTACGAATCTGAAACAAAAGTTCTTGCCTCATATTCTCTGCCGTTGATGtttacatttttattagaagatattttcCCTCTGGTTTGTTCATTAACTGTGGGCCATCTCggtaaaaatgaattagcCGCAGTGTCTTTAGCATCCATGACGTCTAATATTACACTAGGTTTCTTTGAAGGTATTGCAACAAGTTTGGATACTTTGTGTCCGCAAGCTTATGGTTCAGGTAGATACAAGAGTGTTGGTGTTCATTTACAGCGTTGTATCGCATTCTCTTTCGTAATATACATACCGTTTGCAATGTTTTGGTATTTCTCGGAGCCCGTTCTTTACGCCATTATTCCTGAGAAACAATTAGTACATTTGACGTcacaatttttaaaagttCTTATTTTTGGTGCTCCTGCCTATAttcttttcgaaaatttgaaaagattcttACAAGCTCAAGGTATTTTTGATGCCGGTATCTATGTCCTTCTTATATGTGCCCCATTAAACGTTTTAATGAGTTATACTCTGGTGTGGAATAAATATATCGGTATTGGGTTTATCGGTTCTGCAGTTGCAGTTGTCATAAATTTCTGGCTAATGTTTATCCTATTATTATCTTATACTATCTTCATAGAAGGTAGAAAATGTTGGGGTGGGTTCTCCAGAAAGGCTTTTACTCATTGGAAAGATTTGGCTCATTTGGCACTATCCGGTATAGTAATGTTGGAAGCTGAAGAATTGTCATACGAACTTTTAACCTTATTTAGTGCTTATTTTGGTACCGCATATCTAGCTGCTCAGTCTGCTGTGTCCTCCGTCGCCGCGTTAATCTATATGATTCCCTTTGCAATCGGTATTTCTACTTCAACAAGAATAGCAAACTTTATTGGTGCCGGAAGAATTGACTGTGCTcatatttcatcaaaagttggtttatcattttcatttattgcAGGGTTCACAAACTGTTGTATTCTGATCTTATCACGTAATTTAATTGCAAATATTTTCTCAAAAGATCCAGAAGTAAGGCACTTAATTTCATCTATTTTACCTGTCGTGGGTCTtgtacaaaattttgactCATTAAATGCAGTTGCTGGTTCTTGTCTGAGAGGTCAAGGTATGCAATCATTGGGTAGTATTGTCAATTTACTCGGTTATTATTTATTCGGTATACCTCTTGCCATGCTCTTAAGTTATGTCGTGGGTTGGAAGTTGTACGGGTTATGGATCGGTATTGGTTGTGCCATGTTAACTATCGGATCAATAGAAGCATACTTTGTCTTGTTTCCAAATTGGGATCGTATTCTAAATTTTGCTGAAATGCTGAAGGACCAAGATGCTGATGaatcagaagaagaggagTTTTTTTCAGATTCAGATTCAGATTCAGATTCTGATGAACCTACTGAAAATACCGCACTTCTTTCTGTATAA
- the MRPS28 gene encoding mitochondrial 37S ribosomal protein uS15m (similar to Saccharomyces cerevisiae MRPS28 (YDR337W); ancestral locus Anc_5.389), with protein sequence MMNTLTQCTSRCVGPFIARRSFNSGQPLQSLKAIKFLKAQKRRQENVAKKAKLNNSTDFVDPVFGRKNTPFIARIMAEIKEPSVLAKGYDINEVNKLFVALESTQHEQAELSDVNSENFEPADTATLANRREALLRILSMRNASNRDSMKVLTRLAREEFQRFPGDTGSSEVQAACITVKILNIASHVQNHRKDHANTRILRQLVQQRQSILRYLKRDMPQRYYWTIEKLGLTDDAITNEFNLDRRYMEDYNFFDSQSSNNDLDDKIEN encoded by the coding sequence ATGATGAATACACTTACTCAATGCACTTCTCGATGTGTGGGCCCATTTATTGCTCGGAGAAGTTTCAATAGTGGTCAACCTTTACAAAGCCTTAAGGCCATCAAGTTCTTGAAAGCCCAGAAGAGGAGACAGGAGAACGTGGCCAAGAAGGctaaattgaataattctaCCGATTTTGTTGATCCAGTTTTTGGTAGAAAGAATACTCCTTTCATTGCACGTATTATGGCCGAAATAAAGGAGCCAAGTGTTCTTGCCAAAGGATATGATATTAATGAAGTAAACAAGTTATTTGTAGCGCTAGAATCTACACAACATGAGCAAGCTGAATTAAGTGATGTAAATTCCGAGAATTTCGAACCAGCTGATACTGCCACTTTAGCTAACAGACGTGAAGCATTATTAAGAATCCTAAGTATGAGAAATGCAAGTAATAGAGACAGTATGAAAGTACTTACCAGGTTAGCAAGGGAAGAATTTCAGAGATTTCCAGGAGACACGGGATCAAGTGAAGTGCAGGCAGCATGTATTACTGTAAAGATACTGAATATAGCTAGTCATGTGCAGAATCATCGCAAAGATCACGCCAATACAAGAATATTAAGGCAATTAGTACAACAGAGACAAAGTATATTGAGATATTTGAAGCGGGATATGCCACAGAGATATTATTGGACAATTGAGAAATTGGGACTCACCGATGATGCTATTACTAATGAATTTAATCTTGATAGGCGGTATATGGAAGACtataatttctttgatagtCAAAGTTCCAATAATGATCTTGATGacaaaatagaaaattgA